The sequence below is a genomic window from Desulfobulbus oligotrophicus.
TGTCATATCAGTGCGGCAGCCTTCGGCCTCTCTCTACTCCTGCTCTCTTCTGAGCTTATCTTCAACCTGATACAGTATGCAGGCGCTTTTTTTCTCTGTTTTCTCGGGCTGAAAACCATGCTGTCCCCTCCCGGTATTGCGACTGGTAAACAGTCCGCATCAATGAAAGAGCCGGTCGCCGTCTTTCGAGATGCCTTTGTTATTAATCTCCTAAATCCGAAGACCACTTTGTTTTTCACCGCGTTTTTACCGCAGTTCATCAGTCCCCAGCAAGGCAATGTCACAACGCAAGTCTTCATTCTCGGCGGTCTTGTGATACTGTTGGGGGCTGCCAGTGATCTGACCTACGTCTTTATTGCCGTCACAGTCGGAGAAAGGCTGCAGGCAGCCGCAGGGTTCCGCCAATCCCGGCGGTATTTCATAGGTGCGGTTTATATCGGTATTGGATTGACAACCGTCTTGTCCGGCGTGTTCAGCCGATAAAAGGTGCGTAGCACGACAAAACGTTACTCTTGCCGGTCACCGTGATCTGCAAAAGCCCTCTTTTGTCAGGAGGCGGAAAGCCGTTGGGCACTGTGTTGTTGCATGGCCACCATGGCACGGCGCAGGGCGTCCTTTTCGTTATCCCAGGCAGAATAGTTCGTTGCCCGCTGGAGTGCTGCATAGAAAGACAGACAGTTGTTGAGCCCGACTATCTCATCGATCTGCAGCGCAGGAAACTGCTCATCAAGTTCCAGGGGAAGCGGTTCACGTTGATAAAAGGCCAGGCGGCCGAAATAAAGCGCCAGCTCCTCTAAAAATCGCCGGAACTTTTCTCGCAACGCAACAGAGGTCGTTGCCTGCCCTACTGCCTGTATTGAGGTATATAAGTTGTTTAAAGAAGAGGAGACCCAGATGAACTGATAGCGACCATCTGCAGGCGGCTCTTCTCCGTTGACTGTATGCCAGGTTATCAGTGCATGGACCCTGGTTGCAATTTTCATGGCTTGAAACTTTGACCAGAGCAACAGTTCATTAAAAAAGCACTGTATAGCCTGCTCAATATCCAAACGGTACACGTTGCCGTGGTTGCTGACAAACTGGTTGAGGTTGCTCAGATGGACAACTTCGATAATTATTGTATGAATATAGGAGAGATCAGAAATGGTCTCCTTGTTGATCAGAATCTTATGGTAGCCGTTTTTCGAGGTGTTGAACACGGCTCGGGCATTCACATTCTCCAATCCGATCTCTGGAAAATATCGGGAAACATCGGCACATGCCTCTGCAAAACTCTCTGTCTTGATAACCAGAGTTCGATCTGTAATATCATCAAGCCTGATCTCCTGTTCACTGATAAACTTCAATGAACGATTGATCAACCCGGCTTCCTCAGCGGAAAAGTTAAACAACTCCATGACCTGCCCCTGTTTCACCGCAACTGTGCATCATAAATCAACCGATCTTGTGGTAGAGAGTGGTAAACGTACTTGCTCTTCACGTTTCCGTCTTTTGCCGGGCCTGTTTGGCGGCCATGTACTCAGCTTCCCGTTCCAGCAGTTCACCAAGTGCCTTTGCAGTTTCCCCGACAACATGGATACAGTGCCGGCGGCGGCTGTCAGGATTGGTATAGAAGTTCTTGACCTGATCCCTGTCCAGCCAGTCAACCCGGGCAATTTGACAGCAGTTGATGCCTCCATGCGGTGCTGTCAGCTCATCAAAATGCTTTTTCACCTCTTTGGTGGCAGCCCACATGCGCGGGTTTTCTTTTTCTTCCAGACTGCCACGACTGTACAGACTGCCGATAACACTGACCGCCCCCACCAGGGCACCACAGATATGCCCGGTCCCGCCGATACCACCGCCAAAAGCACCCAGTGCTTTAATCACTGACGGGTCACTGATACCTAACTTTTCAAGACCAATAAGTGCCAGCACCTGGCTGCAGTGCAGCCGCTGTGTGAACAGTTCAATCGCTTTTCTCTGCATTTCATCCGGTTGCATTGTTTCCTCTACATATTGCTTTACAAAAGAAGGTAATGTGCAAATGAATAATTTTACCCGATATGTTACGGTTGCGCATTGCGATTTTTATTGAAGCGAGTAGTTTACGCCACATTCAAACCTGCTGCCCAACCTTTTTTACTTATCCACCTTATCTCCTGCCGGTGTACGTACTGTCAACCATGGTTTCCGATACTGTTATTGTTCTTGACTTTGAAACCACCGGCCACAGCCCTACCCTTGGTGACCGGCCCATTGAGGTGGGCGCGGTGCGGATTGAACAGGGTATGATCGTGGATCGATTCCAGGCACTGATGAACCCGGGCTTCACCATCAGTTGGTTTATCGAATCTCTCACCGGTATCAGCAATGAACTGGTCGCCGCTGCTCCGGAATGTGAGGCGGTTATGCACCGGTTTGCCGACTGGATCGGAGATGTTCCTTTAGTGGCACACAATGCAAATTTTGACCGCAAATTTCTCGACGCTGAACTGGCCAGGATAGGACGAGAACGCACCAACCCCATGGCCTGCACGGTGTTGGCTTCACGGCGACTGTTTCCTGAAGCTCCTGATCACAGGCTCTCCACACTGGTCAGCTACCTGAATATCGCGACCAGCGGCACCTTTCATCGGGCGCTTGCAGACGCTGAGATGACCGGCTCCTTATGGATTCTGCTGATCGATCTGCTCCGCGATCGTTACGGTCTGACAGACATTTCTTTTTCATTGATGCACAAGATCAGTACAATGAGCAGGTACAAGGTCCATAAATTTTTACAACAGTACGGCGCAACACACTAAAAAAAAGTGGCCACGCAAAAGTGCTATGGAACCCGCAACACCCAGTAGCATTACCATTCGCCAACAGATCATAGCCCTGCTGACAGACGAAACAATGGGAGCACGAGAACTCTCACAGACCCTCCATCAATCGGAAAAAGAGATCTATGCGCATCTGCAGCACATTGGCCGCAGCCTGAAAGCCGAAGGCCGTTTGTTAAAAATTGACCCGGCTGTCTGCCTGCACTGCGGTTTTGTCTTCAGGCAGCGCCGGAAACCTCAACCACCGGGCCATTGCCCCAACTGTCGCAAGACTCGCATCCGCCGACCACGGTATCACATTGACTGATATGGCCGGTTTTTCTTTGTCCTGTGACTGTGCAGACTACGTATGATTTTATTAGACGCCCTTTTCCCGGTCCTGGCCCTGATTGTCTTCGGAACAGCCGCCAAACACTGGCGCATCACTGACACCGCATTTTTCCGCACCTCGGACAGGCTCGTCTATTTTGTCTTCTTTCCACTCATGCTGTTCTGGAAAATCGGTGCCGCTCCCCTCCACTTCGGTGACGGCTGGCGCTACCTTTCCGCCTCATTCATGGCGGTTTTAACAGTCTGTGCACTCAGCCTGCTCTACATTCGGCTGCGACCGCTCACCTCTTTCCAGGCCGGCTCTTTTAACCAGGGATGCTATCGGTTCAACACCTATATCGGTATGGCTGTGCTCATCAACGCCTTTGGGGAGGCAGGAGTGCAGCTGTACGGCATCCTCATCGGTCTGATTATTCCGATTATCAACGTGCTCTGCGTTTCAGTGCTCATCTGGTACGATACCGGCAGTAATCAATCCGGGAACCGATTCACCATAACCATCAAAAATTTAATAGCCAACCCGCTGATCATCGCCTGTGCATGCGGTATCCTTTATTCAAAGCTCATCGGATTTTTTCCGACACCCGTTGATAATACCCTTAAGATGATGTCACAGGTCACCCTGCCACTGGCTCTCTTTTCGATTGGCAGCAGCCTGACGTTTTCCAGTCTGCGTACCAACATCGGGCCTGCCTGCATGGCAGCGATCTTCAAGCTGGCGTTCTTACCGATAATCGGCCTGTTCTACCTCTGGCTGTTCAATGTGACCGGTCTTGCCTGGAAGGTCAGTCTGTTCTTTTTTGCGTTGCCGACCTCAACAGCCATCTACATCCTATCCTCTCAACTCAACTCTGATACTGAGCTGGCCTCAGCAATAGTAGTCGTATCCACACTCCTGTCTTTTGTGTCCATGTCCCTGGTCTTACTGGCTGTTACGTAACAGGAGACACACTGGTGACAAACAACTGCACATGGCATCTATAACCGGCATCTTGGCAACGACTGGACAACAACAGGGTTTTTTTTAAAAGATGTTCAGTTATCACCGGTCCAGCACTTCAACAATGGTCACTGTGGTAAAAAACCACTGACCGTTATCTTTCAGCATCTCAGCACGGAACTCCTGCACATCGGCCATGGGATCACCGGTTCGAGCCCCGAGAAGACGCACTGTCC
It includes:
- a CDS encoding LysE family translocator, producing the protein MPDWSTLGLFTVVVLTLVVTPGPNTVYIVTLSIQQGWAAGVLSCCGIAVGTLCHISAAAFGLSLLLLSSELIFNLIQYAGAFFLCFLGLKTMLSPPGIATGKQSASMKEPVAVFRDAFVINLLNPKTTLFFTAFLPQFISPQQGNVTTQVFILGGLVILLGAASDLTYVFIAVTVGERLQAAAGFRQSRRYFIGAVYIGIGLTTVLSGVFSR
- a CDS encoding C-GCAxxG-C-C family protein, with the translated sequence MQPDEMQRKAIELFTQRLHCSQVLALIGLEKLGISDPSVIKALGAFGGGIGGTGHICGALVGAVSVIGSLYSRGSLEEKENPRMWAATKEVKKHFDELTAPHGGINCCQIARVDWLDRDQVKNFYTNPDSRRRHCIHVVGETAKALGELLEREAEYMAAKQARQKTET
- a CDS encoding 3'-5' exonuclease, whose translation is MVSDTVIVLDFETTGHSPTLGDRPIEVGAVRIEQGMIVDRFQALMNPGFTISWFIESLTGISNELVAAAPECEAVMHRFADWIGDVPLVAHNANFDRKFLDAELARIGRERTNPMACTVLASRRLFPEAPDHRLSTLVSYLNIATSGTFHRALADAEMTGSLWILLIDLLRDRYGLTDISFSLMHKISTMSRYKVHKFLQQYGATH
- a CDS encoding transcriptional regulator; the protein is MEPATPSSITIRQQIIALLTDETMGARELSQTLHQSEKEIYAHLQHIGRSLKAEGRLLKIDPAVCLHCGFVFRQRRKPQPPGHCPNCRKTRIRRPRYHID
- a CDS encoding AEC family transporter — its product is MILLDALFPVLALIVFGTAAKHWRITDTAFFRTSDRLVYFVFFPLMLFWKIGAAPLHFGDGWRYLSASFMAVLTVCALSLLYIRLRPLTSFQAGSFNQGCYRFNTYIGMAVLINAFGEAGVQLYGILIGLIIPIINVLCVSVLIWYDTGSNQSGNRFTITIKNLIANPLIIACACGILYSKLIGFFPTPVDNTLKMMSQVTLPLALFSIGSSLTFSSLRTNIGPACMAAIFKLAFLPIIGLFYLWLFNVTGLAWKVSLFFFALPTSTAIYILSSQLNSDTELASAIVVVSTLLSFVSMSLVLLAVT